The Athene noctua chromosome 3, bAthNoc1.hap1.1, whole genome shotgun sequence genome includes a region encoding these proteins:
- the SELENOO gene encoding protein adenylyltransferase SelO, mitochondrial: MAAALRSGRRFPSLLPPVGAPAPGRVGALGAAMQQAAGLPARPGGPEGGARAGGGGWLGALRFDNLALRSLPVDASEDGGPRAVPGACFSRVRPSPLQSPRLVAMSLPALALLGLEPPAAEREAVEAEAAQYFSGNRLLAGSEPAAHCYCGHQFGSFAGQLGDGAAMYLGEVLGPRGERWEIQLKGAGLTPFSRQADGRKVLRSSIREFLCSEAMFHLGIPTTRAGTCVTSDSKVVRDVFYDGNPKSERCTVVLRIASTFIRFGSFEIFKPTDEYTGRKGPSVNRNDIRIQMLDYVISTFYPEIQEAYSDNSIQRNAAFFKEITKRTARLVAEWQCVGFCHGVLNTDNMSIVGLTIDYGPFGFMDRYDPEHVCNGSDNTGRYAYNKQPEICKWNLGKLAEALVPELPLEISELILEEEYDAEFEKHYLQKMRKKLGLIQLELEEDSKLVSELLETMHLTGGDFTNIFCLLSSFSVDSDPSKLEDFLEDLTSQCASVEELKVAFKPQMDPRQLSMMLMLAQSNPQLFALIGTKANINKELERIEQFSKLQQLTAVDLLSRNKRHWKEWLEKYRIRLQKEIESVSDANAWNTNRVKVMNSNNPKYILRNYIAQNAIEAAENGDFSEVRNVLKLLENPFQEAECFREVKEDAEEEGATATAPACAQETRSRLSYCSKPPLWASELCVTUSS, from the exons ATGGCCGCGGCGCTGCGCAGCGGTCGTCGGTTCCCGTCGCTGCTGCCGCCGGTGGGAGCCCCGGCTCCGGGCCGGGTCGGCGCCCTGGGCGCTGCCATGCAGCAGGCCGCCGGTCTGCCGGCGCGGCCTGGCGGCCCCGAGGGCggcgcgcgggcgggcggcgggggctggcTGGGCGCGCTGCGCTTCGACAACTTGGCGCTGCGGTCGCTGCCGGTGGACGCCTCGGAGGACGGCGGGCCGCGGGCCGTGCCCGGCGCCTGCTTCTCCCGGGTGCGGCCCAGCCCGCTGCAGAGCCCGCGGCTGGTGGCTATGTCGCTGCCGGCGCtggcgctgctggggctggagccgCCCGCGGCCGAGCGGGAGGCGGTGGAGGCCGAGGCGGCGCAGTACTTCAGCGGGAACCGGCTGCTGGCGGGCTCGGAGCCGGCGGCGCACTGCTACTGCGGCCACCAGTTCGGCAGCTTCGCGGGGCAGCTGGGCGATGGCGCCGCCATGTACCTGGGCGAGGTGCTGGGCCCGCGGGGCGAGCGCTGGGAGATCCAGCTCAAGGGCGCCGGCCTCACCCCCTTCTCCCG GCAAGCTGATGGTCGGAAGGTCCTGCGGTCGAGCATACGGGAGTTCCTGTGCAGTGAGGCTATGTTCCACCTAGGAATACCAACAACGAGGGCTGGAACGTGTGTGACATCTGACTCAAAAGTCGTCCGTGACGTATTTTATGATGGGAATCCAAAAAGTGAAAGGTGTACAGTTGTTCTGAGAATAGCTTCTACGTTTATAAG atttggttcttttgaaatttttaaacCTACTGATGAATACACAGGACGCAAGGGTCCCAGTGTTAACCGAAATGATATTCGAATACAGATGCTTGATTATGTGATCAGCACTTTCTATCCAGAAATCCAGGAGGCTTATTCAGACAACAGTATTCAGAGGAATGCCGCTTTCTTCAAAGAG aTAACAAAACGGACAGCGAGATTGGTTGCTGAATGGCAGTGTGTTGGGTTTTGCCATGGTGTGCTGAATACAGATAACATGAGCATAGTTGGACTAACCATTGACTACGGCCCTTTTGGATTTATGGACAG ATATGACCCTGAGCACGTTTGCAATGGTTCTGATAATACAGGGCGCTATGCTTACAACAAGCAGCCAGAGATTTGCAAGTGGAACCTGGGGAAACTTGCTGAAGCTTTAGTTCCAGAGCTGCCCTTGGAAATAAGTGAACTCATCCTAGAAGAGGAATATGATGCAGAATTTGAGAAACATTATTTGCAGAAGATGAGAAAGAAACTTGGCCTAATCCAGCTGGAATTAGAAGAAGATAGTAAACTGGTGTCTGAGCTCCTGGAAACCATGCATCTCACAG GTGGAGACTTCACCAATATTTTCTGTTTACTGAGTTCATTCTCAGTAGACTCTGATCCTTCAAAATTGGAAGATTTCTTAGAAGACCTTACAAGTCAGTGTGCTTCTGTGGAAGAACTGAAAGTTGCTTTCAAACCGCAGATGGATCCAAG ACAACTGTCAATGATGCTAATGTTGGCTCAGTCTAATCCTCAGCTGTTTGCATTAATTGGAACAAAAGCTAATATAAATAAAGAGTTAGAACGCATTGAACAGTTCTCTAAATTGCAGCAGTTGACAGCAGTTGATTTACtcagcagaaataaaagacaCTGGAAAGAATGGCTGGAGAAATACAG AATCCGTTtgcaaaaagaaatagaaagtgtTAGTGATGCTAATGCCTGGAACACCAATCGTGTGAAGGTTATGAATTCAAACAATCCAAAATACATCTTGAGAAATTATATTGCCCAGAATGCCATAGAAGCAGCTGAAAACGGGGATTTCTCAGAG GTAAGAAACGTACTAAAACTCTTGGAAAATCCATTCCAAGAAGCTGAATGTTTCAGGGAGGTGAAGGAAGATGCGGAAGAGGAGGGAGCAACTGCTACAGCACCTGCTTGTGCTCAGGAGACCAGAAGCAGACTATCATATTGCAGTAAACCTCCGCTGTGGGCTTCAGAGCTCTGTGTCACATGATCTTCATAa